In bacterium, a genomic segment contains:
- a CDS encoding ABC transporter ATP-binding protein: MITITNLNKHFGAVQAVRDLSLSIPAGELFCFLGPNGAGKTTTIKMLTGLLRPDSGTIKIGDFNIQSHPVEAKRIMGYIPDMPFLYEKLTPVEFLKFVAGLYNLNRPDLNAHIEASLRQFDLQGARNALIGELSHGMRQRLLYISTFIHDPKVILIDEPLIGLDPHSIRMIKDLLRAKVKDGMTILLTTHILALAEDIADRIGIISGGKLIALGKLNELQTQSGSNGTLEDIFLKLTSTP, from the coding sequence ATGATTACTATTACCAATCTCAACAAGCACTTCGGGGCGGTGCAGGCCGTCAGGGACCTCTCCCTCTCCATCCCCGCAGGGGAGCTGTTCTGCTTCCTCGGGCCCAATGGCGCAGGGAAGACCACCACCATCAAGATGCTTACGGGGCTGTTACGTCCGGATTCCGGGACCATTAAAATAGGTGACTTCAATATCCAGTCCCACCCCGTTGAGGCCAAGCGGATCATGGGCTATATCCCCGACATGCCGTTCCTCTACGAGAAACTGACTCCGGTCGAATTCCTGAAGTTCGTAGCGGGGCTGTACAACCTCAACCGGCCTGACTTGAACGCCCATATCGAGGCCTCCCTCCGGCAGTTTGACCTGCAGGGAGCGCGCAACGCCCTGATTGGTGAGTTGTCGCACGGCATGCGCCAGCGCCTGCTCTATATCAGCACCTTTATCCACGACCCGAAGGTCATCCTGATTGATGAACCCCTGATCGGACTAGACCCCCACTCCATCCGCATGATCAAGGATCTCCTGCGGGCCAAGGTGAAGGACGGCATGACCATTCTGCTGACCACCCATATTCTGGCATTGGCCGAAGACATCGCCGACCGCATCGGCATCATTTCCGGCGGCAAGCTCATCGCCCTCGGCAAACTGAATGAATTGCAAACCCAATCCGGCTCCAATGGCACTCTGGAAGACATCTTCCTGAAACTCACCAGTACCCCATAA
- a CDS encoding DUF433 domain-containing protein — protein MNSNDNKELVSERNTPTVLGCREGKGADLKLNKKENGLCYHDEMNERVVIDFGVCHGKSCIRGTRIMVSNILNLLAHGANVDEVVQGYPQLTREDVFAALEYAEAIVRDEDIHPAFV, from the coding sequence ATGAATTCAAACGACAATAAGGAGCTGGTGAGTGAGCGCAACACTCCAACTGTCCTCGGATGTCGCGAGGGAAAGGGAGCGGATTTAAAATTGAATAAAAAAGAAAACGGGTTGTGTTATCATGACGAAATGAATGAGAGAGTGGTCATTGATTTTGGGGTATGCCACGGCAAGTCATGCATACGGGGAACGCGTATCATGGTCAGCAACATCCTGAATCTGTTGGCGCATGGGGCCAACGTTGATGAGGTAGTGCAGGGGTATCCGCAACTTACCCGTGAAGATGTGTTCGCGGCGCTCGAATACGCCGAAGCCATTGTCCGTGACGAGGACATTCACCCCGCGTTTGTCTGA